ACGCGGTTCACATACCGGCTCAACGCATACACTTTCATCTTCATCACATCGCCAATCACGGCCAGCGCACCAACCATATCGCCGTACAGCGTGCAGTATCCGGTCGACATCTCGCTCTTATTCCCGGTCGTCAACACCAGCGCGCCAAACTTGTTCGACAGCGCCATCAGCAGCGTCCCACGAATCCGCGGCTGCAAGTTCTCCTCCGCAAGCCCAAACGGCGTCCCCGCAAACAGCGGCTGCAGCACATGCTGAACCTGCGCGAACACATCATGGATCGGCAGCAGCTCAAACCTCACGCCAAGGTTCTTCGCCAGCTTCCGCGCATCCTGAATCGACCCCAACGATGAGTACTCCGTCGGCATTCCCACACCTATCACATTCTCCTTGCCAAGGGCCTCCACCGCAATCGCCGCAACCAGCGCCGAATCAATCCCCCCACTCAAACCCACCAGCACCTTGCTGAACCCGCACTTCCGCACGTAGTCCCGCGTCCCCAGCACCAGCGCACTCCACATCGCAGCGACCTCGTCCACCTGAATCGCAGCCGCGATCGCCTCTCCATCCCGTGTATCGAAGACCACCAGATCCTCAGCAAACGAAGCCGCCCGCGCCACTACATGACCATCCGGCCGAATCACCAGCGACGAGCCATCAAACACCAGGCTGTCGTTCCCGCCCACCTGGTTCGTCATCGCCACAAACGCATGATGCCGCCGTGCCAGCGCAGCCAGCATGTTTTGCCGAACCTGCGGCTTTCCCTGCCAATAGGGCGAAGCCGAGATATTCAGAATCACCCGCTGCTGCCCCACCAGCTCCTTCGACTGCGACTCCCACCGCCCCATCAGCTTCTCAACCGGATCGACCGGATACATCTGCCGCGGCCAGAATCCCTTGTCGTTCCAGGCGTCCTCGCAGATCGTAATCGCCAGCGGCTCCCCGCCGACACACACCAGCGTCTGCTCCGTCGCCGGCTCAAAGTATCTCTGCTCGTCGAAGACGTCGTAGAACGGCAGCAACATCTTCTGCTGCACAAAGCTCACCCTGCCCCCATCCATCAGCGCCGCGACGTTCCTCACCTGCTTGCCCACGCTGGCCTTGGTAGCCATCACCGTGCCACACAGAATCGCCGGTCGACCCGCAACAGCGGTCCAGCCTGCAAGCTCCGCAACCACCTGCTCTGCCCTCGCAACGAAGGAAGCTTTCTCAAGAAAATCCGCCGGCGGATACCCACACACCGCCAACTCGGGAAAGACCACAAGACCCACGCCTAACGCCTCGGCACGAGCCGCATATTCAAGAATCTTCTTCGCATTCCCGGCGAAGTCCCCCACCGTCGGGTTGATCTGGGCAAGCGCTATCTTCACCCTTCAAGTCTACCGCTTAGGAGCCTGTCCCGCTCAACACCACACCCACCGTGCGCGCCAGAATCCGAAGATCCATAATCAGACTCCAGTTCTCGACGTACGCCGTATCCAGCGAGATATAGCTGTCGAACGAGGGATCCTGCCGCGCCTCCACCTGCCACAGCCCGGTAATGCCCGGCAGCACATCCAGCCGCCGCAGATGCGCAAGATCGTACTGCTCCACCTCAGCCGCCATCGGAGGCCGCGGCCCCACCAGGCTCATATCGCCCTTCAGCACGTTATAAAACTGCGGCAGCTCATCGAGCGAATACTTCCGCAACACCCTGCCTACCTTCGTAATCCGAGGGTCCTTCTTGATCTTGAACAGCACGCTGTCGCGCTCGTTCATGTGTTCCAGATCGGCCTTCAACTTATCCGCGTTCTGCACCATCGTTCGAAACTTGTAGCAGGAGAACGCGCGACCTTTTCGCCCAATCCGCTGCGCCTTATAAAAGATAGGCCCCGGAGAGTCCAGACGAATCGCAACGGCAATCGCCAGCATCACAGGCGCAGTCAACACCAGCCCAATCACTGAAACTGTCGTATCCAGCACCCGCTTCAGCAAAAATCCGCCGATAGGAAAGTCTCTGCGGTGCAGCGGAATCGTCGGAAACTGACCGACATATTCGACCTTCGCATTCCACGCCAGGCCGTCATACATATCCGGAACCACGCGGACATCGATGCCGGCGATCCGAGCCTCTTCCACCATGCGGATCACCATCTTCTCTTCCGCCGGAACGGAAAAGAAGATCTCATCCACAAACAACGATCGTGCCAGCGACAGGCAGTTCCTCGCATCGCCAATCACATCCGCGTTGCCGGACTCCGCCTCACGCTCGGTCAACGCCACAAAGCCCTTGAATCGAAAACCCAGATGCTGCAGCGTGTCGATATGGTTCCTCAGCGCGTGCCCCACGCGCCCTGCGCCCACAATCAAGACATTCCGCGTCTCAATGCCTGCCCGGAATCGCCGATAGACCATCCTCCGCCACAACGCGCGCCGCAGACACAGCAGCACCGTCGTAAACACCACCATCAACCCAACCACGATTCGGGAGATCGCCTCGCCGCTCGACAGGTAAAGCGTCCCGCACAGAAGCAGGCCCGAGGTCAGCGATGCCTGAATCGTCATCCTCTGTTCATGCAATCCGCTATGGTGCTGAATCGTCCCATACAGCCCATACGACCGCGTAAAGAAGATCAGGCAGATTCCATACCAGCCAATATAAAAAAACAGAAGATTCGGGGAAGACCTGATCAGATGCGGGAGCACATGCAGCGTAGGCACATCCGCGGGTGTCGCTACACGGAACCTTAGAGCTACAACCGCCGCAATCACCACGGTCAGCAGGTCCAGCGAGGCCCACACCGTGCTCGTGATCGACGGCCTGCGGAAGACCCCGTCGCCGGCCCTTGACGCGCGTCTTCCATTCCCAGCGTATTTTCTCTCTGAAACGATGACCTGCTGCAGATAATCCGGTGTCGCCATAGCGAACGCCTTTCAACTCAAATAGTCCCAGGGCCTTATAGTCGGTAGGATGCCCAAAGTTGAAGCTCAGGGGTATCGTCGATAAAAAAAGACGCCAAATAATACAGTGCTGCGGGTCATTGAAAATTTTGGATGCTATCTGGAGCATACGTCTCAGACCGGGGCTTGGCAACACATACTGCAACAGTTTGCAGAACAGCTATAACACCTTCATGGGAGTCGCTTTAACGGAGCCGCGCCTTGCCTCATGCCATAACCCTAGACCGGAGTCACCAACTCATCCAGCGCCAGAAACTCCTGAAGGATCGGATCCCGACTGCGTTCCATCTCTTCCATCGTTCCAAAGAAAATCGCTTTGCCTGCGCTCAAAAACACCACTCTATCTGCGAGCTTCTTCGCCAGCCGCATGTCGTGAGTCACCACAATGCTGGTGAGATGCAACTGTTGCTTCAACCGTTCAATTAAATCTCCGAGAAGATGTGCCATCAGCGGGTCCACCATCGTCGTCGGCTCGTCATACAGCACCGCCTCCGGCTGCGACGCCAACGCCCGCGCAATCGCAACCGACCGCTTCATCCCTGTCGAGAGGTCAGACGGCAACAGGCTTTCCATCCCCGCGACCCCCACCATCTCCAGCAGCCCCTTCACCACCTGCAGAATCTGGTCCTCCGCCATCTCCCCGCGCTCCCGCATCGGAAACGCGACGTTCTCTCCCACCGTAATCGAGTCGAACAGCGCTCCGTTCTGAAAGACCATCGTCACCTTGCGGCGAATCTCCTGTAACTCCCTCTCCCCGAAGCCACAGATATTCTCCCCCGCAACCTTGATCATCCCCTTATCCGGCTTCAAAAAGCCCAGCAGCATCTGCAGCGACACCGACTTACCCACGCCGCTTCGTCCCAGGATGCACAGCGTCTCCCCCGGCAGCACGTAGAAGCTCACATCCTCCAGCACCACAAACTCGCCGAACGACTTGTACACATGCTCAAACGAGATGTAGGGCCCCGGCTTGTTCTTCACATCCGGCACAGCCTCGGCAGCAGCCTCATTCTGCTCCGCCGCCTGCTGGATAAAATCGCCCACCTCCACCGACACATCCTCCGACACGCTCTCAATCAGCGGAGTATCCGCGGTTACCTCAGGCTGCTGTTCCTCGATCTTGTCATCCGGCTCTGCCATCTCAGCGACTCCCACCAACCAAATCAAGACACAAATCTAGCCTAACCCATCGCCCCCGCTATGTATCCCGCTATGTATCCAGTGCATCGACATGCCGCTCCGCCTCCGCAAACTCCTCCGGCGTATTCAAATTCGCAAACCAGAGATGCTTCGCCGCCTGCTGCGCCTCGGTCGTTGCCAGCCAGACTTCTTGCCGCGGACCGTATAGATTTGGCGTCGCCTCAAACTTCGATTGATCGCTCCATGGCAAATTGCGGAATGTCATGCCGAGCACGACTCCCTGCTTCTCGGCCAGTTCCCTGCCCGCCCGCTCCAATACCGGATACAACTTGAACTCCCCCCGCTCTACCGCACTCGCCACAAAGGGGGCGGCGTCCCGGTGAACCATCGCCAGCGTGGGCTGCGGAAGGCCATCCACCGTAAACATTGCCAGCCTCGCTCCCCTTTCCTTCTCAACCAGCGTCCTGCGAACCCAGTGGCGCAAAAACGCCGAAGGAAGAAACGGCATATCCACCGGCATAAACAGATTCCACTCAAAGACCGAGTGAGCCAGCGCCGCCTCCATCCCCCCCATTGGCCCGCAACCGGGATGCAAGTCAGCCACAATCGGCGCGTACGCCGCAAGCTCTGGGTTGCCGCTCAGAATCCGTACATCCATGCACACCCGTCGCAGCTTCGTCACCGCATGGCGCACCAGCGGCTTACCCGCCAACTCCAGCAGAGCCTTGTCCCGCCCCATGCGCGAACTCTTCCCACCCGCCAGCACATATCCGCCGACCTCTTCCGGGACCGGGCAGGCCATCAGGCACCCACGCCACTCAAAAACCGCACAATCGACTCGATGCCGCGATGAAAGTTCGCCAGATGAAACTTCTCGTTCGGCGCATGAAGGTTGTCATCCGGCAGCCCGAATCCCATCATCACCGTCGGCACCTTCAGCTCCCGCACAAAGTCCCCCACAATCGGAATCGACCCCCCGCCACGCACAAACACAGTCTCCTTCCCGAACACCTCGCGCATCGCCTCCGTCGCAGCCTTCACGTAAGAGTTATCCGTGCTCACCACAATCGGATCGCCCGCATGAATCAACCGCACCTCGAGCTGCACTCCCTTCGGCGCAATCGACTCCACATAGGCCTTGTACCTCCGAAAGCTCTCCGCCGGAGTCATATCCGGCACCAGCCTCATGCTCACCTTCGCCACGGCCTTCGCGGGAATCACAGTCTTAGCGCCCACTCCAACAAACCCGCCCGGCATCCCATGCACATCGAGCGTCGGTCTCGCCCACGTCCGCTCCTGCACACTCAACCCCGGCTCGCCCGTCAGCACACTCGACCCAACCTCCGTCGCGCAATAGTGCTCTTCATCAAAAGGCAGCGCCTTCCACGCCTTCAACTCATCCGCCGTCGGCTTCTGCACCTCGTCATAAAATCCCGGAATCAAAATCTTCCCGTTCTCATCCTTCAACTTCGCAATCACCTGAGCCAGCGCGACAAACGGATTCGGAGCCGCCCCGCCATACATCCCCGAGTGCAGATCCGTCTTCGCCCCGCGAGCCTCAATTTCGGTGTAGATCATCCCGCGCAGCCCCACGCACAGCGTCGGCAGCTCCGGCGCAAACATCTCCGTATCGCTCACCAGCGCCACATCCGCCTTCAGCTGATCGCCATGCTCCCGCACAAACGCAGCGATCCCCTCCCCGCCAACCTCTTCCTCTCCCTCAACGATCACCCGCACATTCACCGGCAGCGTCCCACCGCCCGCAGCCATCAGCGACTCCAGCGCCTTCACATGCATCCACATCTGCCCCTTGTCATCCACCGCACCGCGAGCATAGATATTCCCATCCCTCTCCGTAGGCTCAAACGGAGGCGACTTCCACTCATCCAGAGGCTCCGCCGGCTGAACATCGTAGTGCCCATAACAAAGCACCGTAGGCTTGGCCTTCCCATCCGCTCCCGGCGCCGCATGCAACCAGTCCGCATACACCAGCGGATGCCCCTTCCGCCCCGCAGTACTCGTCTCAATCAGACGCACGTTCTCCATCCCAATCCTCTTCAGCTCAGCCGCAACAAACTCCGCAGCCCCCCGCACATCACCCGCATGCTCCGGAGCCGTAGACACCGAAGGAATCCGCAGCAGAGCCTTCAACTCCTCAACAAAACGCCCCTTGTTCTCCCGCCCAAACGCAACCGCAGTCATCATCTTCGTCGTCACCGATTCACTCCCAGAGAGCATTCTCCCGCCGGCAAAATCCCTGCCCGGCAAAACACAAGTATATGTCCGCTCCCCCGGGCCCAATCATTCCCCTTGCATCTCATCCCTCACAAAGCGTAATTAATCCGGGCCGAGGAAAACAAAATGACCACCTCCCTCAAAGACGGCACCATGATCGACAAGATGGCGCAGTTCGACCTACCCCAGGAGATCGCCGACTCCGAGCAGAAGAAGCCCTGGCAATCCGGCCAGTACGCCAAGACCCTGTTCAAGAAACACGACCTCCGAGTCGTCCTCATCCTCATGGAGAACGCAGCCAAGATGAAGGAGCATCACGCGGACGGAACCCTCTCCGTCCAGGTCCTCAAGGGGCAGATACGTTTCACCGTCCACGGCAAGCCCCACGACCTCAAAACAGGAGAGCTCATCACTCTCGGCGCCTCCATCCGGCACGAAGTAGAGGCCCTTCAGGACTCCGCCTTCCTCCTCACCATCTCCTGGCCCAGCAATCAGGATCTGCTGGCTATGAAGCATCGCGGTTACGGCACCTAGCGTCGTTATCTCTGAAACACACATAATGTCCTGTCTGAAAGAAGCGCCATCACTCTTACGGGTCGGCGCTTCCTTATCCCCGCACAGAAAATTCTTATCTTCCTCGCAAAAAGGCGCGCGTCGGCGAACAATAAGCAGATGAGCGCCCACCTCAAAACCGGCCAAACCTGGAACACCGAAGACTACGCCGCCAACGGCCGCTTCGTCGCCACCCTAGCCTCTGACGTCGTCGCTCTCCTCGCCCCCCAACCCGGCGAACACATCCTCGATCTCGGCTGCGGCGACGGCGCCCTCACCGAACAACTCGCTGCCACCGGCGCCATCCTCACCGGCGTCGACGCCTCACCCACCATGCTCGCCGCCGCCCGTGAGCGCAGCCTCCACAGCGCCGTCAATTTTGCTGGCGCCCGCAGCTTTGCTGTAGAACAACAGGACGCAACCGCGCTCCCCTACAACAACCAGTTCGACGCCGTCTTCTCCAACGCCGCCCTCCACTGGATCACCGGCATCTCCGGCCATCAGGCCACGCTCGCCGGCGTTCACCGCGCCCTCCGCAGCACCAATCCACAAGCCCGCTTCGTCGCCGAGATGGGCGGACACGGCAACGTCGCCGCCATCCGCACCGCACTCCAGGCTACCCTCGCGCCCTTCCACATCGACGCCGAAGCCACCGCCGCCAGCTTCTTCCCCTCGCCCGCACTCTATCGCCGTCTCCTCGAATCCGCGGGCTTCACGGTCCAATCCATCGCGCTCATCCCTCGCCCCACGCCGCTCCCCAACGGCATGGAGTCCTGGCTCAACACCTTCCGCAACGGTGTCCTCGACCGCCTCAATCCACACGATCGCACAGCAGCACTCACTGACACCATCGCCCTGCTCGAGCCCATTCTCCGCGACGCCGACGGCAACTGGATCGCCGACTACGTTCGCCTTCGCTTCCATGCCACCCTCAGCTAAGCGCCACAAATCCCAAAGCAAATCCCAGAGCAGATCCCCA
The Edaphobacter lichenicola genome window above contains:
- a CDS encoding NAD+ synthase, which encodes MKIALAQINPTVGDFAGNAKKILEYAARAEALGVGLVVFPELAVCGYPPADFLEKASFVARAEQVVAELAGWTAVAGRPAILCGTVMATKASVGKQVRNVAALMDGGRVSFVQQKMLLPFYDVFDEQRYFEPATEQTLVCVGGEPLAITICEDAWNDKGFWPRQMYPVDPVEKLMGRWESQSKELVGQQRVILNISASPYWQGKPQVRQNMLAALARRHHAFVAMTNQVGGNDSLVFDGSSLVIRPDGHVVARAASFAEDLVVFDTRDGEAIAAAIQVDEVAAMWSALVLGTRDYVRKCGFSKVLVGLSGGIDSALVAAIAVEALGKENVIGVGMPTEYSSLGSIQDARKLAKNLGVRFELLPIHDVFAQVQHVLQPLFAGTPFGLAEENLQPRIRGTLLMALSNKFGALVLTTGNKSEMSTGYCTLYGDMVGALAVIGDVMKMKVYALSRYVNRVKEVIPWETISKPPSAELRPEQRDTDSLPPYEVLDPILEAYVERYCSAEQIAEEQGLDVALVRSVLQLVEKSEYKRQQAAPVLKVTRKSFGMGRRFPIAVKVQV
- a CDS encoding sugar transferase, which translates into the protein MATPDYLQQVIVSERKYAGNGRRASRAGDGVFRRPSITSTVWASLDLLTVVIAAVVALRFRVATPADVPTLHVLPHLIRSSPNLLFFYIGWYGICLIFFTRSYGLYGTIQHHSGLHEQRMTIQASLTSGLLLCGTLYLSSGEAISRIVVGLMVVFTTVLLCLRRALWRRMVYRRFRAGIETRNVLIVGAGRVGHALRNHIDTLQHLGFRFKGFVALTEREAESGNADVIGDARNCLSLARSLFVDEIFFSVPAEEKMVIRMVEEARIAGIDVRVVPDMYDGLAWNAKVEYVGQFPTIPLHRRDFPIGGFLLKRVLDTTVSVIGLVLTAPVMLAIAVAIRLDSPGPIFYKAQRIGRKGRAFSCYKFRTMVQNADKLKADLEHMNERDSVLFKIKKDPRITKVGRVLRKYSLDELPQFYNVLKGDMSLVGPRPPMAAEVEQYDLAHLRRLDVLPGITGLWQVEARQDPSFDSYISLDTAYVENWSLIMDLRILARTVGVVLSGTGS
- a CDS encoding ABC transporter ATP-binding protein, with product MAEPDDKIEEQQPEVTADTPLIESVSEDVSVEVGDFIQQAAEQNEAAAEAVPDVKNKPGPYISFEHVYKSFGEFVVLEDVSFYVLPGETLCILGRSGVGKSVSLQMLLGFLKPDKGMIKVAGENICGFGERELQEIRRKVTMVFQNGALFDSITVGENVAFPMRERGEMAEDQILQVVKGLLEMVGVAGMESLLPSDLSTGMKRSVAIARALASQPEAVLYDEPTTMVDPLMAHLLGDLIERLKQQLHLTSIVVTHDMRLAKKLADRVVFLSAGKAIFFGTMEEMERSRDPILQEFLALDELVTPV
- the mobA gene encoding molybdenum cofactor guanylyltransferase, with the protein product MACPVPEEVGGYVLAGGKSSRMGRDKALLELAGKPLVRHAVTKLRRVCMDVRILSGNPELAAYAPIVADLHPGCGPMGGMEAALAHSVFEWNLFMPVDMPFLPSAFLRHWVRRTLVEKERGARLAMFTVDGLPQPTLAMVHRDAAPFVASAVERGEFKLYPVLERAGRELAEKQGVVLGMTFRNLPWSDQSKFEATPNLYGPRQEVWLATTEAQQAAKHLWFANLNTPEEFAEAERHVDALDT
- a CDS encoding dipeptidase, which gives rise to MMTAVAFGRENKGRFVEELKALLRIPSVSTAPEHAGDVRGAAEFVAAELKRIGMENVRLIETSTAGRKGHPLVYADWLHAAPGADGKAKPTVLCYGHYDVQPAEPLDEWKSPPFEPTERDGNIYARGAVDDKGQMWMHVKALESLMAAGGGTLPVNVRVIVEGEEEVGGEGIAAFVREHGDQLKADVALVSDTEMFAPELPTLCVGLRGMIYTEIEARGAKTDLHSGMYGGAAPNPFVALAQVIAKLKDENGKILIPGFYDEVQKPTADELKAWKALPFDEEHYCATEVGSSVLTGEPGLSVQERTWARPTLDVHGMPGGFVGVGAKTVIPAKAVAKVSMRLVPDMTPAESFRRYKAYVESIAPKGVQLEVRLIHAGDPIVVSTDNSYVKAATEAMREVFGKETVFVRGGGSIPIVGDFVRELKVPTVMMGFGLPDDNLHAPNEKFHLANFHRGIESIVRFLSGVGA
- a CDS encoding cupin domain-containing protein, with product MTTSLKDGTMIDKMAQFDLPQEIADSEQKKPWQSGQYAKTLFKKHDLRVVLILMENAAKMKEHHADGTLSVQVLKGQIRFTVHGKPHDLKTGELITLGASIRHEVEALQDSAFLLTISWPSNQDLLAMKHRGYGT
- a CDS encoding class I SAM-dependent methyltransferase, whose product is MSAHLKTGQTWNTEDYAANGRFVATLASDVVALLAPQPGEHILDLGCGDGALTEQLAATGAILTGVDASPTMLAAARERSLHSAVNFAGARSFAVEQQDATALPYNNQFDAVFSNAALHWITGISGHQATLAGVHRALRSTNPQARFVAEMGGHGNVAAIRTALQATLAPFHIDAEATAASFFPSPALYRRLLESAGFTVQSIALIPRPTPLPNGMESWLNTFRNGVLDRLNPHDRTAALTDTIALLEPILRDADGNWIADYVRLRFHATLS